In Shinella sp. XGS7, a single genomic region encodes these proteins:
- the aroB gene encoding 3-dehydroquinate synthase, which translates to MSSSEALAVSQSVPAVRVPIALDERSYDILIGSALLDDTASWQDLPRAAAALIVSNETVAPLYLDRLHQRLAQQYGRVDSVILPDGEQHKDWDSLNRIVDHLLARAADRKTVLFALGGGVIGDMTGFAAAIYMRGVPFVQVPTTLLAQVDSSVGGKTAINHPRGKNMIGAFYQPARVIADLDTLDTLPPRELAAGLAEVIKYGPIADAAFLDWIETNLDALLARDKAALAYAVKRSCEIKAWVVGQDERETGLRAILNFGHTFGHAIETGLGYGEWLHGEAVGCGMVLASDLSVRLGLMPPEFLTRMRSLIQRAGLPVRAPRLGVERYLELMRVDKKNEGGEIRFVLIEALGRAGMRGAPDALVAEVLNAHCD; encoded by the coding sequence ATGAGCAGCAGTGAAGCCCTTGCGGTCTCCCAAAGCGTCCCGGCCGTCCGGGTTCCCATCGCGCTCGACGAGCGCAGCTACGACATCCTGATCGGCTCCGCGCTGCTGGACGACACCGCCAGCTGGCAAGACCTGCCCCGCGCCGCGGCCGCGCTGATCGTCAGCAACGAGACCGTTGCGCCCCTCTACCTGGATCGTCTGCACCAACGTCTGGCCCAGCAGTACGGGCGCGTGGACAGCGTCATCCTGCCCGACGGCGAGCAGCACAAGGACTGGGACTCGCTCAATCGCATCGTGGACCATCTGCTGGCCCGGGCCGCGGACCGCAAGACCGTGCTCTTCGCCCTGGGCGGCGGCGTGATCGGTGATATGACGGGCTTCGCGGCCGCCATCTATATGCGCGGCGTGCCCTTTGTGCAAGTGCCCACCACCTTGCTGGCCCAGGTGGACTCTTCGGTGGGTGGCAAGACCGCCATCAACCATCCGCGCGGCAAGAACATGATCGGGGCCTTCTACCAGCCAGCCCGCGTGATTGCCGATCTGGACACCCTGGACACCTTGCCCCCGCGTGAGCTGGCCGCAGGCTTGGCCGAGGTGATCAAGTACGGCCCGATTGCCGACGCCGCCTTCCTGGACTGGATCGAGACGAATCTGGACGCCCTGCTGGCCCGCGACAAGGCGGCCCTGGCCTATGCCGTCAAGCGCAGCTGCGAGATCAAGGCCTGGGTGGTGGGGCAGGACGAGCGCGAGACCGGGCTGCGCGCCATTCTCAACTTCGGCCACACCTTCGGCCACGCCATCGAGACCGGTCTGGGCTATGGCGAGTGGCTGCACGGCGAGGCCGTGGGCTGCGGCATGGTGCTGGCCAGCGATCTCTCGGTGCGCCTGGGCCTGATGCCGCCCGAGTTCCTCACGCGCATGCGCAGCCTGATCCAGCGCGCCGGCCTGCCCGTGCGGGCGCCGCGCCTGGGCGTGGAGCGCTATCTGGAGCTGATGCGGGTGGACAAGAAGAACGAGGGCGGGGAGATCCGCTTCGTGCTGATCGAGGCGCTGGGCCGGGCTGGCATGCGGGGCGCGCCCGATGCCCTGGTGGCCGAGGTCCTGAACGCCCACTGCGACTGA
- a CDS encoding deoxyguanosinetriphosphate triphosphohydrolase, whose amino-acid sequence MPLARYACDPSRSRGRRFPEPAAPTRSEYQRDRDRIVHSTAFRRLVYKTQVFLNHEGDLFRTRLTHSLEVAQLGRSIGRSLGLDEDLIETIALAHDLGHTPFGHAGQDVLDDCMKAHGGFEHNLQSLRVVDQLEQRYPAYDGLNLTFESREGILKHCSRRNAELLEAAEPNGVAARFLRGEQPSLEAQLCNLADEVAYNAHDIDDGVRSGLLSLEQLEAAVPLVQRYLREALAEFPALTGKRLLFETIRRMLSAQVYDIIDASRAELAAAEPVDVQAVREAGRPLMRFSAEMRRGSSELKRFLFASLYRHAQVQEKRARAEQVLRELFAIYLGDPSQLPADHAGQADLPRACADYIAGMTDRFALKEHQRLTGQQLF is encoded by the coding sequence ATGCCGCTTGCCCGCTACGCCTGTGACCCCTCTCGCAGCCGTGGCCGGCGTTTCCCCGAGCCGGCTGCACCCACCCGCAGCGAGTACCAGCGCGACCGGGACCGCATCGTGCACAGCACGGCCTTCCGGCGCCTGGTCTACAAGACCCAGGTCTTCCTGAATCACGAGGGCGACCTCTTCCGGACCCGGCTGACCCACTCCCTGGAGGTGGCCCAGCTGGGGCGCTCCATCGGCCGCAGCCTGGGCCTGGACGAAGACCTGATCGAGACCATCGCCCTGGCCCATGACCTGGGCCACACGCCTTTCGGCCATGCGGGTCAGGATGTGCTGGACGACTGCATGAAGGCCCATGGCGGCTTTGAACACAATCTGCAGAGCCTGCGCGTGGTGGACCAGCTGGAGCAGCGCTACCCGGCCTACGACGGGCTCAACCTGACTTTCGAGAGCCGCGAGGGCATCCTCAAGCACTGCAGCCGCCGCAATGCCGAGCTGCTGGAAGCGGCGGAGCCCAATGGCGTGGCCGCCCGCTTTCTGCGTGGCGAGCAGCCCAGCCTGGAGGCCCAGCTCTGCAATCTGGCCGACGAGGTGGCCTATAACGCGCACGACATTGACGACGGCGTGCGCTCCGGCCTGCTGAGCCTGGAGCAGCTGGAAGCGGCTGTGCCCCTGGTGCAGCGCTATCTGCGCGAGGCCCTGGCCGAGTTCCCCGCGCTCACGGGCAAACGCCTGCTTTTCGAGACCATACGCCGCATGCTCTCGGCCCAGGTCTACGACATCATCGATGCCAGCCGCGCCGAGCTGGCGGCCGCTGAGCCGGTCGATGTGCAGGCCGTGCGTGAGGCCGGCCGGCCCCTGATGCGCTTCTCGGCCGAGATGCGCCGCGGCAGCAGCGAGCTCAAGCGCTTTCTCTTCGCCAGCCTCTACCGCCACGCCCAGGTGCAGGAGAAGCGGGCGAGGGCGGAGCAGGTGCTGCGCGAGCTGTTTGCCATCTACCTGGGCGACCCGTCGCAGCTGCCGGCCGACCATGCCGGCCAGGCCGATCTGCCGCGCGCCTGCGCCGACTACATCGCTGGCATGACGGATCGCTTCGCACTCAAGGAACACCAGCGCCTGACGGGCCAGCAGTTGTTCTGA
- a CDS encoding transposase, which produces MARLPRLVVPGLPHHLIQRGHNRQPIVLDDEDRRQFLALLREAAVNQRVALHAYVLMDNHLHLLATPETPDGLSRMMQSLGRRYVAAFNQRHGRSGTLWEGRFRAAPLEAERHLLACMRYIELNPQRAGWVMEPGGYAWSSGPQHLGHRRDPLITEHPLFWALGNTPFEREAAWRAWLEQGVGPEEQRALGDSALKGWPLGSAGFLQALAEGSERPVAPRQRGRPRKQA; this is translated from the coding sequence ATGGCCCGTCTGCCCCGTCTTGTCGTTCCCGGCCTCCCTCATCACCTGATTCAGCGCGGCCACAACCGCCAGCCCATCGTGCTGGATGACGAGGACCGGCGCCAGTTCCTGGCCCTGCTGCGCGAGGCCGCCGTCAACCAGCGCGTGGCCCTGCATGCCTATGTGCTGATGGACAACCACCTCCACCTTCTGGCCACGCCCGAGACGCCCGATGGGCTGAGCCGCATGATGCAGTCCCTGGGGCGGCGCTATGTGGCTGCCTTCAACCAGCGGCATGGCCGCAGCGGCACGCTCTGGGAAGGGCGCTTCCGTGCCGCGCCGCTGGAGGCCGAGCGTCACCTGCTGGCCTGCATGCGCTATATCGAGCTCAACCCCCAGCGCGCCGGCTGGGTGATGGAGCCCGGCGGCTATGCCTGGTCCAGCGGGCCCCAGCATCTGGGGCACCGGCGCGATCCCCTGATCACCGAGCATCCGCTGTTCTGGGCTCTGGGTAACACGCCCTTTGAGCGCGAAGCCGCCTGGCGCGCCTGGCTGGAGCAGGGCGTAGGCCCCGAAGAGCAGCGCGCCTTGGGGGATTCGGCACTCAAGGGCTGGCCCTTGGGCTCGGCAGGCTTCTTGCAAGCGTTGGCCGAGGGCTCGGAGCGCCCGGTCGCGCCGCGTCAGCGAGGCCGTCCTCGCAAGCAGGCTTGA
- a CDS encoding glutamate synthase-related protein → MGAPTQAEMQAVEIQDLSAHGLYKPSNEKDACGLGFVAHIKGQKAHSIVQQGLKILENLDHRGAVGADALMGDGAGILIQIPDEYYRAEMAKQGVELPPPGEYGVGMIFLPKEHASRLACEQELERAVKAEGQVLLGWRDVPVDREMPMSPTVREKEPVIRQIFIGRGPDIIVPDALERKLYVIRKTASSAIQALKLTHSREYYVPSMSCRTVIYKGLLLADQVGKYYLDLADERVISAVALVHQRFSTNTFPSWKLAHPYRMVAHNGEINTLRGNVNWMAARQASVSSPLFGDDITKLWPISYEGQSDTACFDNALEFLVRGGYSMAHAVMMLIPEAWAGNQLMGQERKAFYEYHAALMEPWDGPAAVAFTDGRQIGATLDRNGLRPARYLVTDDDRVILASEAGTLPVKEESIVKKWRLQPGKMLLIDMEEGRIISDEEVKSALAAKHPYRDWLDNTQIILEDLGPVEPRALRRDVSLRDRQQAFGYTQEDTRLLMSPMATTGQEAIGSMGTDTPISAMSDKTKLLYTYFKQNFAQVTNPPIDPIREELVMSLVSFIGPRPNILDHGGAAKAKRMEVRQPILTNGDLEKIRSIGHVEDRFDTKTLDFTYDVSRGAEGLPEILDRLCERAEQAVTSGYNIIVLSDRQIGPDRVAIPALLATAAVHHHLIRKGLRTSVGLVVESGEPREVHHFCLLAGYGAEAINPYLAFDTLTDMHKRGEFPKEVDAEEIVYRYIKAIGKGILKVMSKMGISTYQSYCGAQIFDAIGLKADFVAKYFRGTATQVGGIGVFEVAEEAIRMHKAAFGDDPVLEQMLDAGGEYAWRSRGEEHMWTPDAIAKLQHSARSGKFETYKEYAQIINDQSKRHMTLRGLFEFKFDPSKAIALEEVEPAAEIVKRFATGAMSLGSISTEAHATLAVAMNRIGGKSNTGEGGEDPARYRNELKGIKITAGTKVSDVIGNKVIAVDYELKEGDSLRSKIKQIASGRFGVTTEYLVNADMLQIKVAQGAKPGEGGQLPGHKVDATVAKTRHSTPGVGLISPPPHHDIYSIEDLAQLIYDLKNVNPEADISVKLVSEVGVGTVAAGVAKARADHITIAGFDGGTGASPLTSLKHAGSPWEIGLAETHQTLVLNKLRSRVALQVDGGLKTGRDVVIGALLGADEFGFATAPLIAAGCIMMRKCHLNTCPVGVATQDPVLRKRFKGAPEHVINYFFFVAEEVREILASLGVRSLNEIIGASELLEKETMISHWKANGLDFSRIFHRPSLPLEVARLHNDVQEHGLDKALDVKLIEKCLPAFEKGEKVQFMQEVTNVRRTVGAMLSGELIRRKPEGLPDHTIFIQFEGTGGQSFGAFLAQGITFYLIGDANDYTGKGLSGGRVVVRPSIDFRGEATQNIIVGNTVLYGATRGEAFFRGVAGERFAVRLSGAKAVVEGTGDHGCEYMTGGTVVVLGKTGRNFAAGMSGGVAYVFDEDGQFAKRCNTSMVALDKVLPTAEQEATQDRAIWHHLGDHQPLADEAILKKMVEDHHRWTGSARARHILDHWAESRAKFVKVFPHEYKRALGEINAAKETAETIAQAKAPAAPVKA, encoded by the coding sequence ATGGGCGCACCCACGCAAGCCGAGATGCAAGCCGTCGAGATCCAGGACCTGAGCGCGCATGGTCTTTACAAGCCCTCCAATGAGAAGGACGCCTGTGGCCTGGGCTTTGTCGCCCATATCAAGGGCCAGAAGGCGCATTCCATCGTTCAGCAAGGTCTGAAGATCCTGGAGAACCTGGACCACCGGGGCGCCGTGGGTGCCGATGCGCTGATGGGCGACGGTGCCGGCATCCTGATCCAGATCCCGGACGAGTACTACCGTGCCGAGATGGCCAAGCAGGGCGTGGAACTGCCCCCGCCCGGCGAGTACGGCGTGGGCATGATCTTCCTGCCCAAGGAGCATGCCTCCCGCCTGGCCTGCGAGCAGGAGCTGGAGCGCGCGGTCAAGGCCGAGGGCCAGGTCTTGCTGGGCTGGCGCGATGTGCCGGTGGACCGCGAGATGCCCATGTCGCCCACCGTACGCGAGAAGGAGCCGGTGATCCGCCAGATCTTCATCGGTCGCGGTCCCGACATCATCGTGCCCGATGCGCTGGAGCGTAAGCTCTACGTGATCCGCAAGACGGCCTCCAGCGCCATCCAGGCGCTCAAGCTCACCCACAGCCGCGAGTACTACGTGCCCAGCATGAGCTGCCGCACGGTGATTTACAAGGGTCTGCTGCTGGCCGACCAGGTGGGCAAGTACTACCTGGACCTGGCCGATGAGCGCGTGATCTCGGCCGTCGCCCTCGTGCACCAGCGCTTCTCCACCAACACCTTCCCGTCGTGGAAGCTGGCCCATCCCTACCGCATGGTTGCCCATAACGGCGAGATCAACACGCTGCGCGGCAACGTCAATTGGATGGCGGCGCGCCAGGCCTCCGTCTCCTCGCCGCTCTTCGGCGACGACATCACCAAGCTCTGGCCGATCTCCTACGAGGGCCAGTCGGACACGGCCTGTTTCGACAACGCGCTCGAGTTCCTCGTGCGCGGCGGTTATTCCATGGCCCATGCGGTCATGATGCTGATCCCCGAAGCCTGGGCCGGCAACCAGCTGATGGGCCAGGAGCGCAAGGCGTTCTACGAGTACCACGCCGCCCTGATGGAACCGTGGGACGGCCCCGCCGCCGTCGCCTTCACGGACGGCCGGCAGATCGGCGCGACGCTCGACCGCAACGGCCTGCGTCCCGCCCGCTACCTCGTCACCGACGACGACCGCGTCATCCTGGCTTCCGAGGCCGGCACGCTGCCGGTCAAGGAAGAGAGCATCGTCAAGAAGTGGCGTCTCCAGCCGGGCAAGATGCTGCTCATCGACATGGAAGAGGGGCGCATCATCTCCGACGAGGAGGTGAAGTCCGCGCTCGCCGCCAAGCACCCCTACCGCGACTGGCTGGACAACACCCAGATCATCCTGGAAGACCTCGGCCCGGTCGAGCCGCGCGCGCTGCGCCGCGACGTGTCGCTGCGCGACCGCCAGCAGGCTTTCGGCTATACCCAGGAGGATACAAGGCTCCTGATGTCGCCGATGGCGACGACGGGGCAGGAGGCGATCGGCTCCATGGGCACGGACACGCCGATCTCGGCGATGTCCGACAAGACCAAGCTGCTCTACACCTACTTCAAGCAGAATTTCGCGCAGGTGACGAACCCGCCCATCGACCCGATCCGCGAGGAACTGGTCATGAGCCTCGTCTCCTTCATCGGACCGCGGCCGAACATTCTCGATCATGGCGGCGCGGCCAAGGCCAAACGCATGGAAGTGCGCCAGCCGATCCTCACCAATGGCGACCTGGAGAAGATCCGCTCCATCGGCCATGTCGAGGACCGCTTCGACACCAAGACGCTGGACTTCACCTATGACGTCTCGCGCGGGGCCGAAGGCCTGCCGGAAATTCTCGACCGGCTCTGCGAGCGGGCCGAGCAGGCCGTCACCTCCGGCTACAACATCATCGTGCTTTCCGACCGCCAGATCGGTCCGGATCGCGTCGCGATCCCGGCGCTCCTGGCAACCGCCGCCGTGCACCACCACCTGATCCGCAAGGGGCTTCGCACCTCGGTCGGCCTCGTCGTGGAATCCGGCGAGCCGCGCGAAGTGCACCACTTCTGCCTTCTGGCCGGCTATGGCGCGGAAGCGATCAACCCGTATCTCGCCTTCGACACGCTCACCGACATGCACAAGCGCGGCGAGTTCCCGAAGGAAGTGGACGCGGAGGAAATCGTCTACCGCTACATCAAGGCTATCGGAAAGGGCATCCTGAAGGTCATGTCCAAGATGGGCATCTCGACCTACCAGTCCTATTGCGGCGCGCAGATATTCGACGCCATCGGTCTGAAGGCCGACTTCGTCGCCAAGTATTTCCGCGGCACGGCCACCCAGGTGGGCGGCATCGGCGTGTTCGAGGTGGCCGAGGAAGCCATCCGCATGCACAAGGCCGCCTTCGGCGACGACCCCGTGCTGGAGCAGATGCTGGACGCCGGCGGCGAGTACGCCTGGCGCAGCCGCGGCGAGGAGCATATGTGGACCCCGGACGCCATTGCCAAGCTGCAGCACAGCGCGCGCTCGGGCAAGTTCGAGACCTACAAGGAATACGCCCAGATCATCAACGACCAGAGCAAGCGTCATATGACCTTGCGCGGCCTGTTCGAGTTCAAGTTCGATCCCAGCAAGGCCATTGCGCTGGAGGAGGTCGAACCCGCGGCCGAGATCGTCAAGCGCTTTGCCACTGGCGCCATGTCCCTGGGCTCCATCTCCACCGAGGCCCATGCCACCCTGGCCGTGGCCATGAACCGCATCGGCGGCAAGAGCAACACGGGCGAGGGCGGCGAAGACCCGGCCCGCTACCGCAACGAGCTCAAGGGCATCAAGATCACGGCCGGCACCAAGGTGTCCGATGTGATCGGCAACAAGGTCATCGCGGTGGACTACGAGCTCAAGGAAGGCGATTCCCTGCGCTCCAAGATCAAGCAGATCGCCTCCGGCCGCTTCGGCGTGACGACCGAATATCTGGTCAACGCGGACATGCTGCAGATCAAGGTCGCGCAGGGCGCCAAGCCCGGTGAGGGCGGCCAGCTGCCCGGCCACAAGGTGGACGCGACGGTCGCCAAGACCCGTCACTCCACGCCCGGCGTCGGCCTCATCTCGCCGCCGCCGCACCATGACATCTACTCGATCGAGGACCTGGCGCAGCTCATCTACGACCTGAAGAACGTCAACCCCGAGGCCGATATCTCGGTCAAGCTCGTCTCGGAAGTCGGCGTCGGCACGGTTGCCGCCGGCGTCGCCAAGGCGCGCGCCGACCATATCACCATTGCCGGCTTCGACGGCGGCACGGGCGCCTCGCCGCTTACCTCGCTGAAGCATGCCGGCTCCCCGTGGGAAATCGGCCTTGCGGAGACGCATCAGACGCTCGTGCTCAACAAGCTGCGCTCGCGCGTCGCCCTGCAGGTCGACGGCGGCCTCAAGACCGGCCGCGACGTCGTCATCGGGGCGCTGCTCGGTGCGGACGAGTTCGGCTTTGCCACGGCGCCGTTGATCGCTGCGGGCTGCATCATGATGCGCAAGTGCCATCTCAACACCTGTCCGGTCGGCGTCGCGACGCAGGATCCGGTGCTGCGCAAGCGCTTCAAGGGTGCGCCCGAGCATGTCATCAACTACTTCTTCTTCGTTGCCGAAGAGGTGCGCGAAATCCTGGCCTCGCTCGGCGTCCGCTCGCTGAACGAGATCATCGGCGCCTCCGAACTGCTCGAGAAGGAGACGATGATCTCGCACTGGAAGGCCAATGGCCTCGACTTCTCCCGCATCTTCCACCGCCCCAGCCTGCCGCTCGAGGTGGCCCGCCTGCACAACGACGTGCAGGAGCATGGCCTGGACAAGGCCCTGGATGTGAAGCTGATCGAGAAGTGCCTGCCCGCCTTCGAGAAGGGCGAGAAGGTGCAGTTCATGCAGGAGGTGACGAATGTGCGCCGCACCGTGGGCGCCATGCTCTCCGGCGAGCTGATCCGCCGCAAGCCCGAGGGCCTGCCGGACCACACCATCTTCATCCAGTTCGAGGGCACGGGCGGCCAGAGCTTTGGCGCCTTCCTGGCCCAGGGCATCACCTTCTACCTGATCGGTGACGCCAACGACTACACCGGCAAGGGCCTCTCGGGCGGCCGCGTGGTGGTGCGTCCTTCCATCGACTTCCGCGGTGAGGCCACGCAGAACATCATCGTGGGCAACACGGTGCTGTACGGGGCGACCCGCGGCGAGGCCTTCTTCCGCGGCGTGGCGGGCGAGCGCTTCGCGGTGCGCCTCTCCGGCGCCAAGGCCGTGGTGGAAGGCACGGGCGACCATGGTTGCGAGTACATGACTGGCGGCACCGTGGTGGTGCTGGGCAAGACCGGCCGCAACTTCGCCGCCGGCATGAGCGGCGGCGTGGCCTATGTGTTCGATGAGGACGGCCAGTTCGCCAAGCGCTGCAACACCAGCATGGTGGCTCTGGACAAGGTGCTGCCCACGGCCGAGCAGGAAGCCACCCAGGACCGCGCCATCTGGCACCACCTGGGCGACCACCAGCCGCTGGCCGACGAGGCCATCCTGAAGAAGATGGTGGAAGACCACCACCGCTGGACCGGCAGCGCTCGCGCCCGCCACATCCTGGACCACTGGGCCGAGTCGCGCGCCAAGTTCGTCAAGGTCTTCCCGCACGAGTACAAGCGCGCCCTGGGCGAGATCAACGCCGCCAAGGAGACCGCCGAAACCATCGCCCAGGCCAAGGCGCCCGCCGCCCCGGTCAAGGCCTGA
- a CDS encoding glutamate synthase subunit beta, giving the protein MGKVTGFMEFERLDEGYEPVEKRVKNYKEFVIGLNTEQAKQQGARCMDCGTPFCNNGCPVNNIIPDFNDLVYRGRAEDWKAAIAVLHSTNNFPEFTGRVCPAPCEEACTLNLEDTPVSIKTVEQAIADKAYEMGYIVPQPATVKTGKKVAVIGSGPAGMAAAQQLARAGHEVHLYERESKAGGLLRYGIPDFKMEKNFIDRRVDQMRGEGVTFRTGVLVADLGEGSKVTNWAKESISPEELKSQFDAVLLAGGAEASRDLPVPGRDLQGVHFAMEFLPQQNKVNAGDKLKNQIRADGKHVIVIGGGDTGSDCVGTSNRHGAKSVTQFELMPQPPEVEDRPLTWPYWPIKLRTSSSHEEGCERAFAIATKEFLGGEGKDKGKLTGVKTVKVEWAGGKMTEVPGSEQILKADLVFLAMGFVSPVATILDAFGVAKDARGNAKATTDFTGGYATNVPKVFAAGDMRRGQSLVVWAIREGRQAARAVDEFLMGVSDLPR; this is encoded by the coding sequence ATGGGAAAAGTCACCGGCTTCATGGAGTTCGAGCGTCTGGACGAGGGCTATGAGCCCGTCGAGAAGCGCGTCAAGAACTACAAGGAATTCGTCATCGGCCTGAACACCGAGCAGGCCAAGCAGCAGGGCGCCCGCTGCATGGACTGCGGCACGCCCTTCTGCAACAACGGCTGCCCGGTCAACAACATCATTCCGGACTTCAACGACCTGGTGTATCGCGGTCGTGCCGAGGACTGGAAGGCCGCCATCGCGGTGCTGCACAGCACCAACAACTTCCCGGAATTCACCGGCCGCGTCTGCCCCGCACCCTGCGAGGAAGCCTGCACGCTGAACCTGGAAGACACGCCTGTTTCCATCAAGACCGTCGAGCAGGCGATTGCCGACAAGGCCTATGAGATGGGCTATATCGTGCCGCAGCCGGCGACGGTGAAGACCGGCAAGAAGGTCGCCGTCATCGGTTCCGGCCCGGCCGGCATGGCGGCTGCCCAGCAGCTCGCCCGCGCCGGCCACGAGGTCCATCTCTACGAGCGCGAATCCAAGGCCGGCGGCCTGCTGCGCTACGGCATTCCGGACTTCAAGATGGAGAAGAACTTCATCGACCGCCGCGTCGACCAGATGCGCGGCGAGGGCGTGACCTTCCGCACCGGCGTGCTGGTGGCGGATCTGGGTGAGGGCAGCAAGGTCACCAACTGGGCCAAGGAAAGCATCAGCCCCGAGGAGCTCAAGAGCCAGTTCGACGCCGTGCTGCTGGCCGGTGGCGCCGAAGCCAGCCGCGACCTGCCCGTGCCGGGCCGCGATCTGCAGGGCGTGCACTTCGCCATGGAGTTCCTGCCCCAGCAGAACAAGGTCAACGCCGGCGACAAGCTCAAGAACCAGATCCGCGCTGATGGCAAGCATGTGATCGTGATCGGCGGCGGCGACACCGGCAGCGACTGCGTGGGCACCAGCAACCGCCACGGTGCCAAGAGCGTGACCCAGTTCGAGCTCATGCCCCAGCCGCCGGAAGTGGAGGATCGCCCCTTGACCTGGCCCTACTGGCCCATCAAGCTGCGCACATCCTCCAGCCACGAGGAGGGCTGCGAGCGCGCCTTCGCCATCGCCACCAAGGAGTTCCTGGGCGGGGAAGGGAAGGACAAGGGCAAGCTCACCGGCGTCAAGACCGTCAAGGTCGAGTGGGCCGGCGGCAAGATGACGGAAGTGCCGGGCTCCGAGCAGATTCTGAAGGCGGACCTGGTCTTCCTGGCCATGGGCTTCGTCAGCCCGGTCGCCACCATCCTGGACGCCTTTGGCGTGGCCAAGGACGCCCGCGGTAACGCCAAGGCCACGACCGATTTCACGGGCGGCTACGCCACCAACGTGCCCAAGGTCTTCGCCGCTGGCGATATGCGCCGTGGTCAGAGCCTGGTGGTCTGGGCCATCCGCGAAGGCCGTCAGGCCGCTCGCGCGGTGGACGAGTTCCTGATGGGTGTGAGCGATCTGCCGCGCTGA
- a CDS encoding type IV pilin protein encodes MSQAQRVSSLAVRGFTLIELMVVVAIVGILASVALPAYNDYIRRGALPESFAQLADYRVKLEQYYQDNRSYGAAACADAGSRPAWNTFTPSAAKNFSYACVLNNGGQGFVVTATGKSGTSGYGHVFTINEANVQTTKLYKGNEVNKNCWTLRGSEC; translated from the coding sequence ATGTCTCAAGCTCAGCGTGTTTCGTCCTTGGCCGTGCGGGGTTTCACCCTGATCGAGCTGATGGTGGTGGTGGCCATCGTGGGCATCCTGGCCTCGGTGGCCCTGCCGGCCTACAACGACTACATCCGCCGCGGAGCCCTGCCCGAGTCCTTTGCCCAGCTGGCCGACTACCGCGTCAAGCTGGAGCAGTACTACCAGGACAACCGCTCCTACGGCGCGGCCGCCTGCGCGGATGCCGGCAGCCGTCCCGCCTGGAATACCTTCACGCCCAGCGCAGCCAAGAACTTCAGCTACGCCTGTGTGCTCAATAACGGCGGCCAGGGCTTTGTGGTCACGGCCACCGGCAAGAGCGGCACCTCGGGCTACGGCCACGTGTTCACCATCAACGAGGCCAATGTGCAGACCACCAAGCTGTACAAGGGCAATGAGGTGAACAAGAACTGCTGGACCCTGCGCGGCAGCGAGTGCTGA
- a CDS encoding GspH/FimT family pseudopilin produces MGHFLPSTLIRRPWPGRRMSGRHLARGMTLIELVVVLVLVLAMAMAAIPSAQVWIRNTEIRNVATSIQAGMQRARAEAMRRNERVTFSLVTLSDNGRMDNSCAVAENGSSWVVSLDEPGGQCGATVGDAAAAPRLIDVHATGSKAAAVKVLGTAANEGDAAQVAFDGFGRVAGPANSIVLVDITSGTAGDDYRDLRIMVGNGGTVRMCEPKIAKGGTDPRAC; encoded by the coding sequence ATGGGCCATTTCCTACCCTCCACCCTGATCCGCCGGCCCTGGCCCGGCCGGCGCATGTCCGGGCGCCATCTTGCGCGCGGCATGACCCTGATCGAGCTGGTGGTGGTGCTGGTGCTGGTGCTGGCCATGGCCATGGCGGCCATCCCCAGCGCCCAGGTCTGGATACGCAATACCGAGATCCGCAATGTGGCCACCTCCATCCAGGCTGGCATGCAAAGGGCCCGGGCCGAGGCCATGCGGCGCAATGAGCGGGTCACGTTCTCCCTGGTGACCCTGAGCGACAACGGCCGCATGGACAACAGCTGCGCCGTGGCCGAGAACGGCAGTTCCTGGGTGGTGAGCCTGGACGAACCGGGTGGCCAGTGCGGCGCCACCGTGGGAGACGCGGCGGCCGCCCCCCGGCTGATCGACGTCCATGCCACGGGCTCGAAGGCCGCGGCGGTCAAGGTGCTGGGCACGGCGGCCAATGAGGGCGATGCGGCTCAGGTCGCTTTCGACGGTTTTGGCCGCGTGGCCGGCCCCGCCAACAGCATTGTGCTCGTCGACATCACCAGCGGTACGGCCGGCGACGATTACCGCGATCTGCGCATCATGGTGGGCAATGGCGGCACCGTGCGCATGTGCGAACCCAAGATTGCCAAGGGGGGCACCGACCCCCGCGCCTGCTGA
- the pilV gene encoding type IV pilus modification protein PilV, with protein MTSIKPRPARRSVRGFAMFEALIALLICAMGILGVVGLQGSMTRAQSASTFRAEAAFQAQQLIGEMWSNRQNLAQYNTANCGANCQSWLARVGARLPNGAATVVVDATGNVSIEIRWTLPGEAVNRYATVTAITAS; from the coding sequence ATGACCAGTATCAAACCCCGCCCCGCCCGTCGAAGCGTCCGTGGCTTCGCCATGTTCGAGGCCCTGATCGCCTTGCTGATCTGCGCCATGGGCATTCTGGGCGTGGTGGGCCTGCAGGGCTCGATGACCCGGGCCCAGAGCGCTTCCACCTTCCGGGCGGAGGCCGCCTTCCAGGCTCAGCAGCTGATCGGCGAGATGTGGAGCAACCGCCAGAACCTGGCCCAGTACAACACGGCCAACTGCGGCGCCAACTGCCAGTCCTGGCTGGCGCGCGTGGGCGCCCGGCTGCCCAATGGGGCGGCCACCGTGGTGGTCGACGCCACGGGCAATGTGAGCATAGAGATTCGCTGGACCCTGCCCGGCGAGGCGGTCAATCGCTACGCCACGGTCACCGCCATCACCGCGAGCTGA